From the genome of Metarhizium brunneum chromosome 4, complete sequence, one region includes:
- the STL1_3 gene encoding Sugar transporter STL1, whose protein sequence is MAIAFMPCRAFRLSNGDGGLKVRPPLSPVALLSLCLPLLDTHEGTIESAPVGAAAQQPQIAIIPSSTSSRLPSNIPLRTLPARSDTDQDAQAASLLGFPGHAASNHRRRSSSSESSWTDTGDIGDQLGDELDPVRLQLPEELEQELLAGVQKRQPKHNKKVRIRDPSPQHYDRSPSFPRTIDKEAIEIPQIKPQRPSRAQRCIGAIMSGRSGSIHGLTGKALLYFTSIFVSLGVFLFGYDQGVMSGIITGPHFIDYFDHPSKAHVGTMVAILEIGAFISSLVVGRVGDIIGRRRTILYGSCIFFVGGALQTLASSMAMMMVGRIIAGVGVGMLSTIVPVYQSEISPPHNRGKLACIEFSGNIIGYTTSVWVDYGCGFIDSNMSWRAPLFMQCVMGALLGLGSLIIVESPRWLLDNDHDEEGMVVIANLYGGGDIHDHKAREEYREIKMNVLLQRQEGERTYSDMFKRYSTRVFIAMSAQALAQLNGINVISYYAPYVFESAGWVGHDAVLMTGLNGITYFLSTIPPWYLVDRWGRRPILLSGAVAMTISLSLISYFIYLDVKWTPRMVVLFVMIYNAAFGYSWGPIPWLYPPEILPLSIRSKGASLSTATNWAFNWLVGEMTPILQEWIKWRLYLVHAFFCTVSFVIVYFVYPETCGVRLEEMDSIFGDASTVMGTPSMHADTESLIRGGSPGPSRDFPGMSLDAAADIDDDRKSQIHTNGGEDRSIGGWLSRVVARGRSPSVRSTQGRYAPLGQEESRRNDE, encoded by the exons atggccatagCTTTCATGCCATGTCGGGCGTTCCGGTTATCAAACGGGGACGGCGGGCTCAAGGTCCGTCCACCTCTGTCTCCCGTCGCTCTTTTATCTCTCTGCTTGCCACTCCTTGACACGCACGAGGGCACAATCGAGAGTGCACCA GTgggtgctgctgctcaacAGCCCCAGATCGCCATAATTCCTTCGTCAACTTCATCTCGTCTCCCTTCCAACATTCCTCTACGGACCCTCCCTGCCCGATCAGATACCGACCAAGACGCCCAGGCCGCTTCGCTATTGGGCTTTCCGGGCCACGCCGCCTCTAATCATCGTCGGCGGTCCTCCAGCTCCGAGTCATCCTGGACTGACACCGGCGATATTGGAGATCAACTTGGCGACGAACTCGATCCTGTACGTCTTCAGCTGCCCGAAGAGCTTGAGCAAGAGCTCCTCGCTGGTGTGCAGAAGCGTCAGCCCAAGCACAACAAAAAGGTCCGCATACGCGACCCGTCGCCCCAGCACTACGATCGATCCCCCTCGTTCCCTCGAACTATCGACAAGGAGGCCATCGAAATCCCCCAGATCAAACCGCAACGGCCCTCGCGCGCTCAACGTTGCATCGGAGCCATCATGTCGGGGCGATCGGGTTCCATCCACGGCCTGACGGGCAAGGCCCTGCT TTATTTCACCAGCATATTTGTTTCTCTTGGCGTGTTTCTGTTTGGTTATGATCAAGGCGTTATGTCGGGCATCATCAC TGGCCCTCACTTCATCGACTATTTCGACCATCCCTCCAAAGCTCATGTCGGTACCATGGTGGCAATTTTGGAGATTGGCGCCTTTATTTCATCACTAGTCGTCGGCCGAGTTGGAGACATCATTGGCCGAAGACGTACCATCTTGTATGGATCCTGCATATTCTTTGTTGGCGGCGCTTTACAGACATTGGCAagctccatggccatgatgatggtcGGCCGAATCATTGccggtgttggtgttggtatGCTTTCTACTATTGTGCCTGTGTACCAGTCGGAGATTTCCCCTCCTCATAATCGTGGAAAACTTGCTTGTATCGAGTTTTCTGGCAATATTATCGGTTACACAACCTCGGTCTGGGTAGACTACGGCTGCGGGTTCATCGACAGCAACATGTCGTGGAGAGCCCCCCTCTTCATGCAGTGTGTCATGGGGgcgcttcttggtcttggcagTTTGATCATTGTTGAATCTCCAAG ATGGCTTCTTGACAACGACCACGACGAGGAAGGCATGGTAGTCATTGCTAATCTATACGGAGGCGGCGATATTCACGACCACAAGGCCAGAGAAGAGTACCGCGAAATCAAGATGAATGTGCTTCTTCAGCGACAAGAGGGCGAACGGACCTACTCTGACATGTTCAAAAGATATTCTACTCGCGTCTTTATCGCCATGTCTGCACAGGCTCTAGCACAGCTGAATGGCATCAACGTCATCTCCTACTACGCCCCTTATGTTTTTGAATCTGCCGGCTGGGTCGGGCACGACGCTGTACTGATGACTGGCTTGAATGGCATTACTTACTTCTTGTCCACAATTCCTCCTTGGTACTTGGTAGATCGATGGGGTCGAAGACCGATCCTGCTGTCCGGTGCAGTTGCCATGACCATTTCTCTGTCGCTCATTTCATACTTCATCTACCTCGATGTCAAATGGACGCCGAGAATGGTAGTTCTTTTTGTCATGATCTACAACGCGGCGTTCGGCTACTCTTGGGGCCCTATCCCATGGCTATACCCACCGGAGATCCTGCCTCTCAGCATTCGATCCAAGGGTGCCAGCTTGTCCACAGCCACAAATTGGGCGTTCAATTGGCTGGTTGGAGAAATGACACCAATTCTGCAGGAATGGATCAAGTGGCGACTCTATCTTGTTCATGCTTTTTTCTGCACAGTTTCCTTCGTGATTG TGTATTTCGTCTACCCCGAGACTTGTGGCGTGCGTCTCGAGGAAATGGACTCCATTTTTGGCGATGCAAGCACCGTCATGGGTACACCATCCATGCATGCCGACACCGAATCCCTCATACGTGGTGGCTCGCCCGGGCCGTCCAGAGACTTTCCCGGAATGTCGCTTGATGCTGCCGCAGACATAGACGACGACCGCAAATCCCAAATCCACACCAATGGAGGTGAGGACCGAAGCATCGGTGGCTGGCTCTCTAGAGTGGTGGCTCGCGGCAGATCGCCGAGCGTCCGCAGCACCCAAGGTCGATATGCTCCCTTGGGTCAAGAGGAGAGCCGGCGCAATGATGAGTGA